The sequence CTTGATCCCACCCAGCTTTTGCCTCCGACATTGCACACAACCCGAGTTCGTGCTTGGCAGGTCCTGCCTGGTCGAACGCATCCGCTCATGACCGGTAGGGGAGGGTCAGAGGGCTATCTCTTCCACGGCGTGCACGTCATCCCTACGGCTGAGAACATTCAGGCTGCAGGCACCTTCCGAAAGAAGCGTAAGGTGGAAGCCACGTCTACACCTGCGAGTGATCGGGATGTGGAAATGGTGTCATAAGGCTCAGATGGGATCGGGCGACTTCGGTGGGCCACCATGTAGACAATACTGCTGAATACATAACTTAATGCGCATGTCGCTGGCCCATCTGTAAGGTATCATGGCTTTATCGCGCAGATACATAGCCTCCACCCGAAGCTTGAATCCAACGAGTAATTAGAGGACCCGTAATGGACGTTTGCCTCGCCGTCCACCTAGGCTACAATTGCTCGAGCGAGAAAGCCACCGACCCGAATTAATGAGAAGACAATGAGTGAGATCAGTAGAAAGCTGATTCTGGGTTGCAGAGCTGTCTGATTTATACGTAGAAAGACGACTTGACCGGGTCAAAAATGGTTCATTGCTACGCTGAATTTCATGAAACAATATACAACCGCCTGGTATGCCTACAGGCTCTTGCCCATGAACTTTCTCTTTGTGAAGCTGAGCCAGAACTGCACTGACGTTAGAAGTGGGCTTTTTCGTGATGCCTCTGCGGCTGAGAGGCAGGGCCACATTTACCTTGGAAGGTCCCTCCCCACCGGGGTATAATCTGGCGTGTAGTCGCATAGCAATTTCCTGCCGCACCTGCGAGATGTATCTGTTCAATGCAGCATTTTAGCCAGTGAGCCGACAGATTCAAGTATCCTAGGAGTCATTGTACGTACGCCCGCAGAGTCTCCGCATCCTGACGATCACGGGGAGGCTCAAAGGCCTGGTTCAAGGGGAATGAGACATCACCAGGAATGGCGAAGCTATCGAGTGCAGCATTTATCAACGCCTATCGAGTACAATTTATCAGTCATAGCTCCCGGCAATACTCAGCGACAGGCTTGCGCGGGCAAGTTACCTTCTCAGCATCGCGGGCACTCATCGTAGGCTTCACCTTGCCCAGGCACTCGCTAATGAAGAGGGTTCCGTAGATGAGCATGCGGTCTGCAGGGCCGTTGATCTCAAAGTTTCGGAACAGCACATTGGCACGGAAGAGGGACAGGATCTCGTCAACGCAATCGTAGGATTCATTCTCGGGGGTGACGTCCATGTCTGGCGTGTTGGGGGGTAGCGCAGCGAGTGTGTACGCGGGACCACGAGTTCGTGTGCGCAATGGCAGAATAGGGAAGTTCCCTATCATTCAATCTGATCAATTCTGGCATTCTTACAGCTCATGCGGCGTCCAGACATTTGAAGAGCAACAGGGCAGCAGAACAGCTGCGGGCGGGGCATGGTACCTATCACGGGGACATCACGGTCCTCTAGGAAGATGGAGTGATAAGCCTAGCATAGCCATGTCAATTCCCCACCAAGATTTCCAATTTGAGCGGTCGAGAATTTCCCGATCTTACCGGCATGATGAATGGTCGGCGAGAAGCTTCAATTTGGGGAGAGTATACGTTCACCAGGTTGATGTCGCGGAGTCGGCGAGTGCGGGCGGTGCAGGCGGTACAGTTGGGCAATGACATCGACCCGCTTCACCAAAAGGTGCGGGAGCTTACCTCAGTGCCTCAGTGCCTCAATCGGACTGGACTTTGATTTTCCGACCCGAGCTCCTCTTAACGCGTTTCACGCGTTAAGCTTCACTTTTCGCGATCTACTGGGCCAATTCAACCACAATTACAAGTTTCACCTCCCATCTATTGCCACCACGAGGATTTTTGCAAGCATGTCAGATCACGAAGATGAAATGGACGTGGATGCTCCTTCCAAGGACATCCAATTCAGCTCGGAGAATGCTAGTGGAAAGAAGAGGACAGTGGCCGATCTGCCAATTCAAGCTCAAGACAATCTCCCATGGTGCGAGATTCCCCACATCACTGAACAAAACGATATCATACTCATCATTCTCTTGCAAACAGGGTCGAGAAATATCGTCCGAGTACGCTAGATGATGTCTCCGGCCATCAAGACATCCTGGCCACGATCAACAAATTCGTCGAAAAGAACGTACGTGTGCCGCGGAAGGCCAAACCGATAGAATGAATGCTTACGGTCTGCTAGCGCCTacctcatctccttctctaTGGTCCTCCCGGAACGGGCAAGACATCTACTATTTTGGCACTTGCCCGGCGGATATACGGGACGAAGAACATGCGGCAGATGGTGCTCGAGCTCAATGCCAGTGACGATCGTGGCATTGACGTCGTCCGAGAACAGATCAAAACTTTTGCAAGTGAGGCTCTTGATGGCGATCGGACAGCTCCTCCGACAGTGCTCCGGATAAACTGACTTTGCTGGTCGAACAGGCACGAAACAAATATTCTCCATGGCCCCTGCATCCAAGGACAGTACCTCGGCGCTTGCGGGCTTCAAGTTGATCATCCTCGACGAGGCTGACGCCATGACATCCACAGCGCAGATGGCCCTGCGTCGGATTATGGAAAAATACACCGCAAACACTCGGTTCTGCATCATCGCCAACTACACACATAAATTGTCGCCTGCTCTTTTGTCACGATGTACGCGGTTCCGATTCAGTCCCCTCAAAGAGGCCGATATTCGAGTGCTGGTCGATCAAGTGatcgaaaaggaaaatgtGCGGATTCAACCCGAGGCGGTAGAGAGTCTTGTTCGACTCAGTAAGGGAGACATGCGACGAGCGCTGAATGTTCTTCAAGCCTGCCATGCCAGCAGTAAGTTCTCTCCCCTCGATAgaagttttttttggtcctctttcttttcttcccttcaaAACATGGCTCGGAAAATCTGTCCCATCCCGGAAGGTGGTCAAGAGTCACAGAGCTCTGGCTTACACATGGCTTCAGGTATCCCGTTGCCGACGCGGGACGCCCCAAATGCGCCCTTGGCGGAACATGAACTGATCACCAACGAAACCATCTACGACTGCATCGCGGCTCCTCATCCCGGTGATATCGAAACAATCATGCGCACAATTCTTTCCACCAGTGACGTGACCTCATGTCTCAACACGGTGAACACGCTCAAATCTAGCAAAGGCCTGGCTTTGGCTGATATTCTATCGGCCTTGGCCGACCAGCTACAACGGTTGGACGTCCCCGCACAAACACGCGTCACGTGGCTCGAGGGTCTCGCCGAGATCGAATGGCGCTTATCGGGCGGTGGCTCCGAAGTGATTCAAACGGGTGGTTTGGTGGGCGTGGTCCGCAATGGCTGCGAATTAATGGGTGACAAGGGTGTCGCGATGGCATGATCGCCTGTTTGGCAGttgcttctcttcttttttttttgtgatgTCCTTATTCCAATTTCTCCTCGATACGACATGAAGCGCGATACCACCCGCTGCAAAAATCTCATGACCCTACTATTGAgctctctcccccctctagcTTGTATGCTGTGGCTTAAAGACCACCCAAATAATCGGTTGATGAGGTTCTATCCTCATACAGGCTGCATTTTCCAGACATGCTGCGATCAAAGGCCGGGCGTAGCATCTCTCAGTGGAGATCAAAGGCACGTCGGGCCTCTAGGTACCAAGGTATATCCCATGCACAGCTACGGGTACCTTTCGATGTCACTGATTGTTCTGCTGGTGGTAGTCCCCACCAGTTCCGTCCGTTCTAAGTTCTGTCCATCCTGTTCTCCGATTCGGTAATGCTTCCTATCGCATTACCCCTTGAATCTGTCAGCAATTATCAAGTATATCACTGGTACTACCCGATATGATACCTCATTATAGTGGTACTGTGATTCTTGCCCCCTGTTATTTATTCCTCATTCGACTGTTCGCTAGTCCACATGACTTTGTATCTCTTCACACGGATGAGATCGCGTCATGCCCATTATCTGATGGGCATCGGTACATCCTGCATCCTGCacaggcccccccccccccccacgccCCCGCTACAAACCTTCGGGAGTCGACTTGCTTATCGCACCCCATCTGGACGGGAAGAAGTTTTTTCCACCGTACAGCATCTCTTATCAAGTCTCGAGTCCAATGCCCGACCAGCTGCAATTGGGGATTTCTGAGTATGAATAAAGATTCGTTGTCATATGTGCTGGTGAAATGCACACGCACTGGGCCTGTACTAGTTGGCAGCTTGTAGCTCGGCAAAAGTCTACTACAGCTTGCCAGGGGGAAAACTGTCATTACAACCAGTCTAATTTGCATTGGGAGGGGCCATCCGGGCGATAAGGTGGAAACAGTGAAAAAGGTGGACAAATTTCGGTGTGACCCCGCACCCACGCCCAGGGACATCGAGGTGTTGACCGAATCAGTCTGGCAACATGGATCATCAACGATCGTAAGAAAGAACACCAATTGCACACGTCCTTGGGCGAGAGGAAAAATGGAGCAATTGGCGACGGATCGGAAGCTCCCGGCGAGTTCCAATTGGAACGTGAGCGGAGGACCTGGCTGGGCTGGTCCGCGACCAGTTTTGATGCAATGCCTTCTCCGCGGATGAGTCTGAGTCTGACCAGGAACCTGGAACTACTGGACGCCAGTATAAATAATGGGGGTGTGGCTCCATCGTCTGCCAGGCAGGTTTTAGCTCCTCCACCGAGCATCTGTTGTGCGCTAGCAGCCAAAGCTTGAGAGCAGGACTCCggttttcctttcttcaTCTCTACCCTTCTTTGGAAATTCAAGAGGgatccttcttcctctttccttctctctggAATCTTCACTTCTCTTAAGTTAACTCAAGATGCGCTCGTCCATTCAGTCGGGTCTGCTGCTCGCAGCCTCCTTATCAGCCTCGGTAGTCGAGGCGGAACGTGTCGTCGGGGCGTACATCTTTGCCCGGCATGGCGATCGCACGGCCAAGGTGCTCGGCAATACCCAGCTGACCTATTTGGGCTACAATGAGGTGTTTGACGCCGGTTCTTTCTATCGCAACCGATATGTCGTTGATGGGTCCGACCACCAGATCGAGGGCATCAGCCCGGTGATTGTCAATCCCGCCCAGATCAACGCCAGCTCCCCCGCCGACGCGGTCCTGCAGAACTCGGCCGTGGGCTTCCTGCAGGGTGTCTATCCGCCGGCCGGTAACAGTGCCAAGCAGACGCTGGCCAACTCCACGACGGTCGAAGCCCCGCTCAATGGCTACCAGCTGGTCCAGATCACTGCCACCTCATCCAGCAACAGCAAGGAGGGTGCAACCTGGCTGCAGGGCTCCAGTGACTGCAACAAAGCCTCcatcagcagcaacaacTACTTCGCATCCACCGCGTATAACACCCTGCTGCAGTCGACCAAGGAATTTTACCAGTCGCTGTCGCCTTTCCTCAACTCGACCTTCTCCCCGTCGGAGATGAGCTTCAAAAAGGCATACGAGATCTTCGATTATCTGAATGTGGGCCGAATTCACAACTCGACCGCAAGTTCGCCCACTAGCGAGACATATGATCAGTTGCTCCAGCTCGCCAACATCCAACAGTACCATCTGGCTTACAATGCCTCTGATCCCGTGCGTGCCATCTCCGGGGCCACTCTCGCGCGGAGAAATTCTTGACAGCCTCACTCAGACCATCACCACGGGGGCAAGTCCAAGCTGACCATCTCCTTTGGCTCGTACGGGACATTCCTGTCGTTCTTCGGCCTGGCGCAGCTGCCCGCTGCCTCGGTCGACTTCACCGGGATCCCCGACTACGCGTCATCCATGGCCTTTGAGCTGGTGACCAATGCCACTGGGACGGGCATGCCCGCCCAGGACGAATTGAGTGTGCGGTTTATGTTCCGCAATGGAACCCTGACCGGTGCTGCGCAGCCCACTGTCTGGCCTCTGTTCGGTCAAACCCAGGATCTGCTCTCCTGGTCCGACTTCAAGTCCGGTATTGAGAAGATTGCCATCTCCTCAACCGCTCAATGGTGCGACCTCTGCGGCAACACGGATGGGGTGTGTGCGGCAGACTCTGCCAGTACCGCCGGCGCGTCCAACACCACCGGACCCTCGTCCTCGAGCTCCAGTGGCATGTCCCGTGCCGTCGCTGGAGTGGTGGGTGCTATGGTGACGCTGGCGGTTGTTTTCGGCCTGGAAGCTCTATTCTTCCTGGTCGGTGGGTTCCGAATCACCAAGCGCAACAAGGGCCGCGCGGAGGTTGTCACCGTCAATGATGCCGCATCTGTGGAAAAGTTGTAGGCGGATCGTGCTTGCAAATGGGCCACGCTCTTTTTATGACCGCCTTATGGAGCGTGCCCTATTCATGTACCCTCTCTAAAAATTGAACGAAGTTTTGATGCCAAATCtcttacttttttttctttacccTCCTCCAGATCTCTAAGTAATTTGACCTTCTAGGATTGTCGAAAAATGGTAGGTGGTTAAATTTCGCGTGAGCCTTGCCAGCCCCTGGGCGGACTAGAGGTGGTTagtcaaagaaaagaaaagaaaaaaagaaaaacataTGAATAGGTCGAGCACTGGGTCCGTCCACCGTGACCTGGGACctgcctcctccaccttttTGCCAACCACTTTGAAAATGAATCCACATAGCGCAGGCCGTATAAACTCGCTGGAAGTACATTGAAGATCGAGTCTCTTGTGCTCCTTGCCTGCAGACATCCCCACATGCCAGATTCTGTCGGCGTTGTACCTTGATAGAACAGAGTACGACCCGAGTAACTTTCGAACCATCACTCGTACATGGACCTTGGGTTCGGACCATGGTTACTATATGGTCAACGGAGAGTGAGTAGTTTCTTAGGACTAGTGCTACCACGGTCAGTTCACGCCTGCATGATGCTGGTTTCTGTGAGACCTGAATGCATCGGTGCAGTACAATGAGTGTACAATCACAGTACTCTGTCCTGAGTCAAGTCTCCGCCCCTCTTGCCCCGCTTCCAGCAACCACCGAAGCCAAAAGCCACGAGTCACGACAACTCGACCATTTCCACATGTGATTTAGCGTGgcagccccccccccccccccccaaagatGGTTTCTCCTGTCGTCTGATCGTCTTCTTTCCACCGCCCCCGTACTTTTTTCTTAATTCCTTTCTCATTTGCAAACTTCTACCCTCCTTGACGCCCAGACGCACTACTGACCTTTGAAGGCAAGTTTTACTGCAAAAATCATGCCGCGTCAACAGATCAACCTGGAGCCTTACCGGGAAGAAATTATCACGCTGTTCCAACGCGGGATCAGCAGTGATTCCATCGGTCGTATTCTGCAAAGTCGGTATAACATTCAGGTGAAGGAACGGACCATTCAGTCTCGACTCCGACTGTGGGGATTCGCAAACGCAGCCGCACCACAACTGCAGACGAAGTGCTCCATGCACGCATCAAGGTGCTCTTTATGCAAGACAAGCTGACCGATAAGGCAATGCTGAAGCTCCTACGGGAAGATGGGTATGAGATTTCAGAACGAACCCTGCGTCGGCTGCGGTTTCAACTCGGCCTTCATGCCAGAACCCCCACCTTTGAACATGATCGCGGAATGAGACCAGTTTCAATGCCTCTGTCCATGACCATGTCAGTACCGATGATTGCGGCTCAGAATGGGCAGGGCCTCTAAAGTCCGGCCTCGATCGCTTCATCTATCGTATCCACGCAAGCTCTGTACCCGTTGCACTTGGGGATCGGCCCCTGGGTTATCATCACCCCAGTCGCTGATCTCTGCTATGGCACGGATACGGACGCTgtgttgtttttttctttctctcttcttgaccCCACGCGACAACTACCGCCACGAcctgtttttgtttctgcCTTGCATCCTTCGagtctcttttctccccaaCGCGCCAACTCAAGGATTAGCTTGTCACCTACTGCTGTAAGATCTCCGCTGCCGGCTCGCCTTCGGCCTCCAGCTTAACCCCTCAGCAACACCCACTATGCGccaatattttttttttctttctacaCTGCTCAGATCAAGGGAAAGAGTAGCTTTGGAGTTGTGCAGCTGTAAGAGCCTCGCCTTGTGTTCCACGCTAATCGCTTTTAGGCGGACAGGTCATGGTTTCTTCAAGCTTTCATGGCGATCTGCACAATCTCAACGAATCTGTGCCCATTTGCAAGACTCTGCCCCATACATGGCGATGAGTCTTGCTCTTCGAACACATACACTCACACACAAAAGGGAGATTCGGCACAACCAAATCACCCGCCCGCGACACTGTAAAGatattcatcatcatcattcttatcattctcatcatccttctcCGCCTTCACTATGCGACTCTTCCGACAGCGACTTATGCCCCCACACCAAGCCAAAAGCGACAACTTTCCCAGGCGACAGATGGCAAACTCCACggatgttttttttgaataTAGACCCGGCCGATGTAGCCCTCGGACATATTTGTTTTTCCTCCCGCATAATATTTGCGCATCCCTGTATTTATTGCTTGCTGGTGGCCTGTCACCAAATGCAGATACACTTATTGAACCTCATCCTATGCATTGATTGCACACCGTTGACGGCAGCCCATAAACAATGTCACGTGACATGACGTCCGCCGTTCGGAGAAGGCTTCCAATAAGGAAACCGCAACGGCGGAAGGTCATCTCCAAATTCTGGAGGTCAGCCGATTGCTCGCCCATCGAAGAGGCATTCTCAACGAGAGATCAACAAGCCGTAAGCTAGTGGCGTATGCGATTGGCGGCTGCTTTCTCTCGCTCAATATGTCTACTCAGTATGCCAGTGAGCCGAACCCCACGGCCTCGGCGACACTCCATACGACCATCGGTCCGATTCACATTTCCCTTTTCGCCAACCAGGCGCCGCTTACTTGCAAAAACTTCCTCCAGCACTGCAAGGACAACTACTACGCCGGCACAATCTTTCACCGTATTGTCCCAGACTTTGTAGTTCAAGGTGGCGATCCTACGGGCACTGGATCCGGAGGTACCTCCATCTACGAGTATCCCGAGTTCGAATATGATCCCGAAGCACGCGACCCGAACGAGCGCGTCGTCCTTCGAGATGAAATTCACAGTCGACTGCGCTTCAATCGACGTGGCCAGGTGGGCATGGCCAAGAGCGAGGATGGATCATACGGAAGCCAGTTCTTCATCACGCTGGGAAACACGGAGCGGGAGATGAACGGGCAATGCACGTTGTTTGGGAGACTGGAAGGGGACAGCATCTTCAATGTGTTGAAGATTGCAGAAATGGATCGTGTAGAGGGAACTGACCGGCCCATTTATCCCGTCAAAGTGACCTCTTGCGAAGTCGGGGAATTGGGACCTTTGGCAGGGAAATTGAAGGATCGGCAAACCATCTCCACGGCCACTGCAGAAGCCGACGAGCAAGCGTCCAAaaggaagaacaagaagaagaaggccgccaaggGAGGAAAGGTCTTACTTAGTTTCGGCGACGACGAAGGGGACGAGGGCATGCCCATACGTCCAGCCAAGCCAAAATTTAACACCAAATTGGTCGCCGATGTGTCAGGCACAGACAATGAGACCACGGCGAGGAAGACGTCACAAAATACCACTGAAAAGGAGCCCTCCTCCACAATTCGCAAAAGACCTCGATCCCCTTCACCAGATCGGCCTCCCTCACCCGTGCGCAAACAAAGAATCAAAACCCCCGAACCGCAAGCGCAATTACCACTACCAGACCCAGAATCGCCCTCTCGCTCTCCAACCCCAGTCTCTCCACCATCCAAGGAAGTTTCTTCGAAGCTCTCGCGAATGGAAGCGGAGATTGCTTCGTTGAAAGCGTCCATGCGACGAAACGTCGACATCGGGCCTGCCGACGTCGGCCGCAAAAAGTCTGCTCTCGAGGCCATGATCCCTGAGACGGCTACTCGTGGTCGAAAAAGGCCAGCGCCCGGTTCGACCAACGGCGCCGCGGCAGGCTCAAGCTCCAGAAACTCTGCTGAAAAGGCAGCGCTTGACATGTTTAATGCATTCAAAGCCAAGCTTGAGGGAGCAACAGAATCCAAAGGTCCAACATCACATAATCACACCAATGCCCACTCTCACGAAACCGAGGCCAAGGGTAAATCCCATCAGGAAGATGCacaagatgaggatgaagaagcacAGCTCTGCGATCTACATTTCATCGCCAATTGTCAGTCCTGTAAATCGTGGAATGATCCCGATGCCAACgcagacgaggacgaagaggttCATGATCAAGGCTGGCTGAATCATACCCTACGATTCGGCAAAGACACACTAGGCAAAGATCTCAACTGGAAGAAGGAACATCCCGATGATGCGGATTCGCTGATGGTGATTG comes from Penicillium oxalicum strain HP7-1 chromosome I, whole genome shotgun sequence and encodes:
- a CDS encoding Actin-related protein, yielding MPAYHSIFLEDRDVPVIGTMPRPQLFCCPVALQMSGRRMSWNFPILPLRTRTRGPAYTLAALPPNTPDMDVTPENESYDCVDEILSLFRANVLFRNFEINGPADRMLIYGTLFISECLGKVKPTMSARDAEKALINAALDSFAIPGDVSFPLNQAFEPPRDRQDAETLRAYISQVRQEIAMRLHARLYPGGEGPSKFWLSFTKRKFMGKSL
- a CDS encoding Peptidyl-prolyl isomerase cwc27; this encodes MSTQYASEPNPTASATLHTTIGPIHISLFANQAPLTCKNFLQHCKDNYYAGTIFHRIVPDFVVQGGDPTGTGSGGTSIYEYPEFEYDPEARDPNERVVLRDEIHSRLRFNRRGQVGMAKSEDGSYGSQFFITLGNTEREMNGQCTLFGRLEGDSIFNVLKIAEMDRVEGTDRPIYPVKVTSCEVGELGPLAGKLKDRQTISTATAEADEQASKRKNKKKKAAKGGKVLLSFGDDEGDEGMPIRPAKPKFNTKLVADVSGTDNETTARKTSQNTTEKEPSSTIRKRPRSPSPDRPPSPVRKQRIKTPEPQAQLPLPDPESPSRSPTPVSPPSKEVSSKLSRMEAEIASLKASMRRNVDIGPADVGRKKSALEAMIPETATRGRKRPAPGSTNGAAAGSSSRNSAEKAALDMFNAFKAKLEGATESKGPTSHNHTNAHSHETEAKGKSHQEDAQDEDEEAQLCDLHFIANCQSCKSWNDPDANADEDEEVHDQGWLNHTLRFGKDTLGKDLNWKKEHPDDADSLMVIDPREKEKDLGGPSGRKRGLQRDWERERKRERAGEREWDRAGK
- a CDS encoding Replication factor C subunit 3, with protein sequence MSDHEDEMDVDAPSKDIQFSSENASGKKRTVADLPIQAQDNLPWVEKYRPSTLDDVSGHQDILATINKFVEKNRLPHLLLYGPPGTGKTSTILALARRIYGTKNMRQMVLELNASDDRGIDVVREQIKTFASTKQIFSMAPASKDSTSALAGFKLIILDEADAMTSTAQMALRRIMEKYTANTRFCIIANYTHKLSPALLSRCTRFRFSPLKEADIRVLVDQVIEKENVRIQPEAVESLVRLSKGDMRRALNVLQACHASSIPLPTRDAPNAPLAEHELITNETIYDCIAAPHPGDIETIMRTILSTSDVTSCLNTVNTLKSSKGLALADILSALADQLQRLDVPAQTRVTWLEGLAEIEWRLSGGGSEVIQTGGLVGVVRNGCELMGDKGVAMA